One window from the genome of Bacillus rossius redtenbacheri isolate Brsri chromosome 10, Brsri_v3, whole genome shotgun sequence encodes:
- the LOC134536254 gene encoding vascular endothelial growth factor A-like, translating into MRLLALLAACAAVAAATHQGVSDNEIPHNEKDAVSQEVDKEDFGPEEDDKTFLSESSHILYKQVPCGKVMDDLETILTESSCFRLVDVLVNMTEDSRYSYRPTSVKARRCGGMCKARQTCVSMGNKTALVPVERTLLSDQTRDCAYAYIEEDTSCMCKCIVQQKHCSPLQMYDENACECRCMDMAVRKANCLHLGKQWLGDECRCICRNKPRRPCSTGTAWDEDNCRCMKKQRARG; encoded by the exons ATGCGACTGCTAGCGCTCCTAGCGGCCTGCGCGGCCGTCGCCGCCGCCACACACCAGGGCGTCTCGGACAACGAG ATCCCCCACAACGAGAAAGACGCAGTCAGCCAGGAAGTAGACAAGGAAGATTTCGGCCCTGAAGAAGATGACAAAACCTTTCTAAGCGAGTCAAGTCACATCCTCTACAAGCAAG TGCCCTGCGGTAAGGTCATGGATGACCTTGAGACAATCCTAACCGAGAGCAGCTGCTTCCGTCTGGTGGATGTGCTGGTAAACATGACCGAGGACAGCCGATACTCC TACCGACCCACGAGCGTCAAGGCGCGGCGCTGCGGCGGGATGTGCAAGGCGCGCCAGACCTGCGTGTCCATGGGCAACAAGACCGCGCTCGTGCCG GTGGAGAGGACTTTGCTGTCGGACCAGACCAGGGACTGCGCCTACGCCTACATTGAGGAGGACACCAGCTGCATGTGCAAGTGCATCGTGCAGCAAAAGCACTGCAGTCCGCTTcag ATGTACGACGAGAACGCGTGCGAGTGTCGCTGCATGGACATGGCCGTGAGGAAGGCGAACTGCCTGCACCTGGGCAAGCAGTGGCTGGGCGACGAGTGTCGCTGCATCTGCCGCAACAAACCGCGGCGACCCTGCAGCACGGGCACCGCCTGGGACGAGGACAACTGCAG GTGCATGAAGAAACAACGCGCAAGAGGTTGA